Genomic DNA from Gammaproteobacteria bacterium:
TACCAAGGCACATATCGCAGCGTTACAAACGCTGGGAGTTACACCGGTTCATCGGCGTAGTTTTGCACCTGTACGTAAGTGTTTATAATATAAATTATGTCTGTAAAATTTATCCATTTAAGAGTACACACCGAGTTTTCTCTGGTTGACGGTATTGTCCGTATCAAACCGCTGGTAAAAAAAATAGCGGCCGCAGGAATGCCAGCGGTGGCGGTGACAGACCAAAATAATCTGTTTGGTCTGGTTAAATTTTATCGCGCTGCAATGGCTGCGGGAATCAAACCTATTGTCGGGGTTGACCTGTGGGTCAGTGGTGACTCCCCCAGTGATCCGGTATCACGTCTGGTGTTATTAGTTCAAAATCGTGAAGGTTATCTGAATCTGACGCGTTTAATTTCTCGTGGCTATATTGAAGGGCAGCATCAAGGTGTTCCAATCATTCAAAAATCGTGGTTAAACGGTGCAACAGAAGGTTTGATCGCGCTTTCAGGAGGGCGTGAAGGTAATGTTGGTGTGGCATTGCTTGCTAAAAGGCAAGATGAAGCTGCCGCTTTACTGAACCAATGGTGCGAACTGTTTCCCGATCGGTTTTATCTGGAACTGCAACGTACGGGGCGGGAGCGTGAAGATGAATATATTCATGCGGCTGTTGATTTGGCGATCAAAGCTCAAATGCCTGTGGTGGCGACCAATGATGTACGTTTTATTAAATCGGATGAATTTGATGCACATGAAGCGCGTGTCTGTATCAATCAAGGACGAGTGCTAGATGATCCGCGCCGTCCGCGTGACTACAGTGAACAACAATACCTGCGTACCCCTGAAGAGATGGTCGAGCTATTTTCGGACATTCCTGAAGCGCTGGAAAATACGGTGGAAATTGCAAAGCGTTGCAATATCGAATTAACCCTTGGGAAAAATGTACTGCCTGATTTTCCTGTGCCAGAAGGAGTGAGCGTCGATGAGCATTTTCGTGACATCTCAGCTAAAGGCCTGGATGAACGTTTAGAGTTACTGTTTGGTCAGCAAGCGCCAGACTTCCAGGAAAAACATAAAATTTATCATGAACGCCTGAAAATTGAGCTTGATGTCATCATTAAGATGGGCTTTCCAGGTTATTTTTTGATTGTGGCCGATTTTATCCAATGGGCGAAAGATCAAGATATTCCCGTGGGGCCGGGGCGTGGTTCTGGTGCAGGTTCGATTGTTGCGTATGCGCTTAAAATCACAGATCTCGACCCCATTGAATATGAGCTTCTGTTTGAACGTTTCTTGAATCCAGAACGTGTTTCCATGCCCGATTTTGATATCGACTTCTGTATGGAAGGGCGGGATCGGGTGATTGAGTATGTTGCACAGACTTATGGTCGTGATCGCGTTTCACAAATCATAACTTATGGCACGATGGCGGCTAAAGCGGTGGTGCGAGATGTGGGGCGTGTATTGGGATATCCCTATGGTTTGGTGGATAAACTGGCCAAACTGATTCCTTTTGAATTGGGTATCACGTTGACAGGCGCGCTGGAGCAAGAAGAAGAGCTCAAAAGACGTTATGACGAAGAGGATGAAGTTAAAACACTATTTGATTTAGCACTCTCTCTGGAAGGCGTGACCCGTAATGCCGGTAAACATGCGGGAGGCGTGGTGATATCACCTTCCGCGCTGACTGACTTTACACCTCTTTATTGTGAGGAGGGCGCTTCGGGCACAGTCACCCAGTTTGATAAAAATGATGTTGAAGCCGTGGGTTTGGTTAAGTTTGACTTTTTAGGGCTGCGAACACTCACCATTATTGATTGGGCGTTAAAAACAATAAACAGACAAAAATCCGAGAAGGGTGAGGATATTTTGGATATCACTCAAATTCCTTTGGATGATAAAGAGACCTTTGTTTTATTAAAAAACTGTGCGACGACGGCTGTTTTTCAGCTTGAGTCACGCGGAATGAAAGATTTGATCAAACGACTGCAGCCGGACTGTTTTGAAGAGATCATCGCTTTGGTTGCACTGTTCAGGCCGGGGCCATTGCAATCGGGCATGGTGGACGATTTTATTAATCGTAAACATGGCCGTGCAAAAGTTGAATTTCCGCACCCTGATCTAGAGCCTGTTTTAAGTCCCACTTATGGAGTGATTCTTTATCAAGAGCAAGTGATGCAGATTGCTCAGGTGCTTGCTAAGTTTTCACTGGGTGCGGCAGATCTGTTACGCCGAGCCATGGGCAAGAAAAACCCTGCTGAAATGGCAAAGCAGCGCGTGATATTTACTGAGGGCGCGGTAAAAAACAGTGTCAAAGAAGAGACGGCCACCTACATCTTTGATTTGATGGAAAAGTTTGCCGGTTATGGCTTTAATAAATCACACTCTGCGGCGTATGCTTTGGTTTCCTACCAAACAGCTTGGTTAAAAACACACTATCCTGCACAGTTTATGGCGGCCGTGTTGTCAGCGGATATGGATAATACGGATAAGGTTGTGATGCTGGTGGATGAGTGTCAAGCCATGAAAATCAATGTGTTACCGCCGGATGTTAATCTTTGTAAGTATGCATTTGCCGTTCCCGATAATGATTCAATCATTTATGGCTTAGGAGCTATAAAGGGCGTAGGGGCAGCCGCTATTGAAAGCATTGTTGATAGCCGAAACAAAGAAGGCATCTATAAAAGTCTATTCGACTTTTGCCAGCGTATTGATTTGCGCAAAGCGAATCGCCGGGTTCTGGATACTTTGGTGCGTTCGGGAGCACTGGATCAATTGGGTGCCGGTCGTTCAACACTCATGGCGACATTGATCAAGGCAATTAAGTTAGCCGAGCAAACTCAGAAAAATAGTGACACGGGTCAAACGGATCTGTTTGGCAGTGCGGTGAAAGATGAGGGTGATTCAAGCTACAGTGATGAATATTATATTGCTCAGGCAGAGTGGAGTGATGAAATTCGACTGACGGGTGAAAAAGAGACGTTAGGGCTTTATCTGACGGGTCATCCCATTGATCGTTATGAGAGTGAGTTGAAACAGTTTATCTCATCAAGGTTAAATAAATTACAACCAAACCGCGACCAAAACGTGACGATTGCTGGATTGGTGGTCGATATTCGTACAAGAAATAGCCGCAAAGGCGACCGTATGGCGTTCATTATTCTGGATGACCGCACAAGCCGTTTTGAACTCGCCGTTTTCCCTGAAGCGTATAGCCATTATGGTGAGTTGATTATTAAAGACCAATTGATCGTTGTCAGTGGTTCAATCAGTGTGGATGATTATTCCGGTGGATTTAAAATGAGCGCTGAAAAAATCTACAACATTGCTCAGGCGCGTGAAATGTACGCCAAACGCATCGAAGTTGAGTTTGATTCGTCAAAGCAAAAGAGCGATTTTCTACCGATTCTTGAAAAAACACTTGATCCTTTTAGAGAAGGCATCTGCCCTGTCAATATTAACTACCAAAGTGAAAATGCCCGAGCACGTTTGGTGTTAGGGGCTGATTGGCGGGTGAGTCCGACTGACGAGTTCATTCAGCGCATAAAAAAACTGGCAGGTGACAATGAGGTTCAAATTATTTATTAGTTGTGTCAGTGCCTTGAATGAATGTTGAGTGTAAGATAAGCTCAGCTTCACAAGCTATATTTTAACCAAGAAGAATAATGACTCAACTGTTTGTAGATTCCCATTGCCACCTCAATTTACTGGCCGATTTCAAGAAGACCTCAGATGCAACATCTGCCATCGCTGAAGCGGGAGAGCAAGGTGTCAGCCATATTCTTTGTGTATCGGTCGATATGCAATCACTGCCTGATGTACTTAATATTTCGGAGCAGTTTGATAACGTCTTTGCCAGTGTGGGTGTTCATCCGAATGTGCGTGATATTGATGAGCCGTCTGTCCAAGAGTTGTGTGAATTAGCCTATACTCCAAAAGTCATTGCTATTGGTGAAACAGGTCTGGACTATTTTCGTTCAGAGCCAGAGGATACTGGTGAGCAGCAGGCACGTTTTCGACGGCATATTACAGCAGCAAAACAGTGTAACAAACCATTAATTATTCACTGTCGAGATGCACGGGAAGATACATTACGAATTTTACACGAAGAGAGTGCCTCTGAAGTGGGGGGGGTGATGCACTGTTTTGTAGAGGATTGGGAGACGGCTCAAGCAGCAATGGATATGAATTTTTATATCTCATTTTCAGGTATCGTGACTTTTAAAAGTGCAAAAGAGTTGCGCGATGTTGCAAAACAGGTTCCGTTGGATCGCATGCTGATTGAAACGGATGCACCTTATCTGGCACCTGTTCCTTTTCGTGGAAAAGTGAATCAACCTGCTTATGTGCGGCATGTTGCGGAATGTATTGCCGAGCTTCGTGGAATCAGTGTTGATGAAGTTGCAGAGGCGACTAGTCGTAACTTTTTTGAACTGTTTAAATCAGCAATCCCGCCACTTTCCCTGTTTGACACATGATATTGAAGTATTCAGTGCGTTAGGTCAGAAAATCGAAGGCTTGTTGAACGCTTTTCCTGGTACTGTCTCGGTACTTTCCGAGCAAATTTCTGGGGGAGATTATATTGATGTTCAGCTTGATTTTAGCCGCTTGGAAAAATATGGCATCAAGCTCGAAGATGCCATGTTATATGAACAAACAAAGCTTAATAATTAAAATTTTAAAAGCACTTTGGAGGAGGGTACTTTGAAACGTAAACTTATCATTATACCGTTTGTTATTGTTGGGATGATCACGGCTGTTTGGTTGCTGTTACCGCCCAGTTACAAAACCGATCTATCACTCATTGGTCAAGGTAAACCCGTCATTGTGATGGTTTACGACTCTTATAATGCTGCCAGTTACGAGTTGGTGGAAAATTTTAATCAGGTTCATTTGGATTACGAAGACCGTGTCGAGTTTGTTATTGCTGACACCAAAGTACCGGCTGGGCAGAGTTTTGAGCGTACCTATGGCGCCTCATCGGCCAGCGCAGTGTTTTTCACTGGAGACGGCGAAAAGGTGCGAGTGCTTAATAAATTATATGAACCTGAGGTACTCAGCAAGCTCATTGATGAAACATTCGGCTTTTAGAAAGAGAAAGTATCAAGCTCTCTATGTTCTTTAAATCTTCTTCCGGTTCATGGCCAGTGCTCTGTTTGTTGTACGGAGCCACCATGTGGGGCGTACTCTGGTATCCACTACGTCTGCTAGAGGGTGCGGGACTAAGTGGCTTATGGGTCAGCTTGACGATCTATTCTGCAGCTCTGCTGTTGGGCATGGTGCTGGCACGGGGGCACTGGGCCGAGTGGCGTCGCCACCCTTGGAAACTCGCCGCCCTGGCCGTGTTGGTGGGTTGGACCAATATTGCATTTATCCTCGCACTGCTGGACGGCAACGTCGTACGGGTGATTCTGTTGTTTTACCTGTCACCGCTATGGGCAACCCTGCTCAGTTGGCTGTTTTTAGGGGAACGGTTGTCGGCCAGTGTATTGGCACTCCTGGCTCTGGCCATGGTTGGTGCATTGATCATGTTATGGGATCCCATGTTGGGGTCGCCCTGGCCGCAAGAAAAAAGTGACTGGTTAGCGATCAGTTCAGGAGTGACCTTCGCCGCAAGCAATGTTTTGATTCGCAGATTGCAAGATGTCTCGGTGCGAACCAAAACGTTGGTGAGTTGGTGGGGGACGACCCTGTTGGCTGCCATCTGGATTCTGAGTATTGGATTGCCGCTGCCGGAAGTCTCTTGGCAGCCCGTGACAGCGGCCTTGCTTCTGGGGATATTAGGTATCAGCAGCATGACCTTGGCGGTGCAGTATGGCGTTACTCACATGCCGGTTCAGCGCTCAGCAGTGATCCTGTTGTTCGAGTTAGTCGCAGCGGCAATTTCAGCACAACTGCTTGCCGCAGAGGTGGTTAGTCCTAGTGAATGGGTGGGTGGTGGTCTGATCATTTTGGCGGCCTATCTATCGAGTCGCTCATCGGTTTTTTTACACGGAAAAAATAAAGTGTAACTTATTTCGCGCTCGTTCCTAAGATGGTTTACTTTCAAAAAACTGTTTTGTTGCTTCATCGGCAGGAAAATATTGCTCAATCACGATCTCTTCTGCGGTAACATCAATGGGCGTTCCAAAAGATGATAATGTCGTGAGTAGTTTCAGGGAGGCATCTTCTATTTTGAGCTCCACATAAATCATCGGTTCGGGGCTTTTTTTGAAATTCAGGTTTCGCCAATGTGAAGGTGTGTCGGAATAGGATAATAGACGCGCCAATAAATTTTCATGCCTGTTCTTATTCTCCATCATTTCACGGTGAAGGCGCTGAATCGCTGTGCTTGCGACCTCTTCCCAGTTGCTTATGAAAGGTTTTAAACCTTTCGGGTCAAATATTAACTCGACAATGTTGGATGAGGTGGAGAAGTCAGTTTGCAGTGATTTCACTGACTCCAGCATGTTGTTGTAACCTCTGTTTCCCATTAATACATTCCAGCCCCAATCCAGTACGATGGCAGGATAAGGTTCATGTTTTTCAAGCATCATTGCCAGAACTTTTTGAATATTTTCCATCTCTTTTTTGTGGATGGGTGTGCGGCTGTAATTTTCAGAAAAACCTGCGGATAAAAGAAGTTCATTGCGATTTCTCAAGGGCAGTTCCAGAGTGCTTGCTAGCAATAAAACCATTTCTCGGCTGGGTTTGTTGCGCCCAGTTTCAAGGAAACTGATATGTTTGCTGCTGACATTTGCATCCAGTGCCAAATCCAGTTGACTGAATCCTTTTGATTTCCGCCAGAAACGCAGTTGTTGGCCAAACTGATCCAATATTTTTCTACTTTCTCTATCCATTGATCTATTTTTTTACCTGCGAGGTAATTGAGAGTATCACTTATATTGCTCAATATTCGTTCTGTTATTATTAATTTTTAAAGGAACTTATCATGAAACCATTTAAAGTGTTACACCAGCAAAAAAAAGCCTTTCATTTGGGTAATGTTTGGGATGTTCAGAGTGCATTGCTGTTTCAAAAATTAGGCTTTAAAGCTGTTGGCACTTCAAGTGCGGCTATTGCGGCATCATTAGGATATGACGATGGTGAAGATATGCCTTTTGAAGATTTGGTGTGGATGGTGAAAAAAATCCATGCGAAAGTCAATATTCCATTGAGCGTTGACATTGAAGGAGGATATAGTCGAAATGTTGATGACATCATTGAAAATATCAAAACTTTGCACCAAATTGGTGTGGCAGGCATCAATATAGAAGATTCCGCAGTGTACGAAAAAAGGGAAATTCTTGATGCTGAAATTTT
This window encodes:
- the dnaE gene encoding DNA polymerase III subunit alpha; the protein is MSVKFIHLRVHTEFSLVDGIVRIKPLVKKIAAAGMPAVAVTDQNNLFGLVKFYRAAMAAGIKPIVGVDLWVSGDSPSDPVSRLVLLVQNREGYLNLTRLISRGYIEGQHQGVPIIQKSWLNGATEGLIALSGGREGNVGVALLAKRQDEAAALLNQWCELFPDRFYLELQRTGREREDEYIHAAVDLAIKAQMPVVATNDVRFIKSDEFDAHEARVCINQGRVLDDPRRPRDYSEQQYLRTPEEMVELFSDIPEALENTVEIAKRCNIELTLGKNVLPDFPVPEGVSVDEHFRDISAKGLDERLELLFGQQAPDFQEKHKIYHERLKIELDVIIKMGFPGYFLIVADFIQWAKDQDIPVGPGRGSGAGSIVAYALKITDLDPIEYELLFERFLNPERVSMPDFDIDFCMEGRDRVIEYVAQTYGRDRVSQIITYGTMAAKAVVRDVGRVLGYPYGLVDKLAKLIPFELGITLTGALEQEEELKRRYDEEDEVKTLFDLALSLEGVTRNAGKHAGGVVISPSALTDFTPLYCEEGASGTVTQFDKNDVEAVGLVKFDFLGLRTLTIIDWALKTINRQKSEKGEDILDITQIPLDDKETFVLLKNCATTAVFQLESRGMKDLIKRLQPDCFEEIIALVALFRPGPLQSGMVDDFINRKHGRAKVEFPHPDLEPVLSPTYGVILYQEQVMQIAQVLAKFSLGAADLLRRAMGKKNPAEMAKQRVIFTEGAVKNSVKEETATYIFDLMEKFAGYGFNKSHSAAYALVSYQTAWLKTHYPAQFMAAVLSADMDNTDKVVMLVDECQAMKINVLPPDVNLCKYAFAVPDNDSIIYGLGAIKGVGAAAIESIVDSRNKEGIYKSLFDFCQRIDLRKANRRVLDTLVRSGALDQLGAGRSTLMATLIKAIKLAEQTQKNSDTGQTDLFGSAVKDEGDSSYSDEYYIAQAEWSDEIRLTGEKETLGLYLTGHPIDRYESELKQFISSRLNKLQPNRDQNVTIAGLVVDIRTRNSRKGDRMAFIILDDRTSRFELAVFPEAYSHYGELIIKDQLIVVSGSISVDDYSGGFKMSAEKIYNIAQAREMYAKRIEVEFDSSKQKSDFLPILEKTLDPFREGICPVNINYQSENARARLVLGADWRVSPTDEFIQRIKKLAGDNEVQIIY
- a CDS encoding TatD family hydrolase, translating into MFVDSHCHLNLLADFKKTSDATSAIAEAGEQGVSHILCVSVDMQSLPDVLNISEQFDNVFASVGVHPNVRDIDEPSVQELCELAYTPKVIAIGETGLDYFRSEPEDTGEQQARFRRHITAAKQCNKPLIIHCRDAREDTLRILHEESASEVGGVMHCFVEDWETAQAAMDMNFYISFSGIVTFKSAKELRDVAKQVPLDRMLIETDAPYLAPVPFRGKVNQPAYVRHVAECIAELRGISVDEVAEATSRNFFELFKSAIPPLSLFDT
- a CDS encoding DMT family transporter, giving the protein MFFKSSSGSWPVLCLLYGATMWGVLWYPLRLLEGAGLSGLWVSLTIYSAALLLGMVLARGHWAEWRRHPWKLAALAVLVGWTNIAFILALLDGNVVRVILLFYLSPLWATLLSWLFLGERLSASVLALLALAMVGALIMLWDPMLGSPWPQEKSDWLAISSGVTFAASNVLIRRLQDVSVRTKTLVSWWGTTLLAAIWILSIGLPLPEVSWQPVTAALLLGILGISSMTLAVQYGVTHMPVQRSAVILLFELVAAAISAQLLAAEVVSPSEWVGGGLIILAAYLSSRSSVFLHGKNKV
- a CDS encoding helix-turn-helix transcriptional regulator, yielding MDRESRKILDQFGQQLRFWRKSKGFSQLDLALDANVSSKHISFLETGRNKPSREMVLLLASTLELPLRNRNELLLSAGFSENYSRTPIHKKEMENIQKVLAMMLEKHEPYPAIVLDWGWNVLMGNRGYNNMLESVKSLQTDFSTSSNIVELIFDPKGLKPFISNWEEVASTAIQRLHREMMENKNRHENLLARLLSYSDTPSHWRNLNFKKSPEPMIYVELKIEDASLKLLTTLSSFGTPIDVTAEEIVIEQYFPADEATKQFFESKPS